In Zingiber officinale cultivar Zhangliang chromosome 1A, Zo_v1.1, whole genome shotgun sequence, a genomic segment contains:
- the LOC122022805 gene encoding protein N-lysine methyltransferase METTL21A-like isoform X1 — translation MGFAVFLPLLLFRCRLKRQLCWSAAATDSSRVCHAICAMEESDDDTICLGDSIFVNRDYELTTFTFGRHSLRLLCLRSASTDYDLTGQVVWPGAVLLNNYLTENAGMLHGCSIIELGSGIGITGILCSRFCREIVLTDHNVEVLEIIRKNIELQSSLDDPCSAGLSALKLEWGNSDQLSKILQEHPAGFDLVLGADICFQQSSIPPLFNTVEKLLLFRGGKCKFILAYVSRAKNMDAMIVDEALKHGMQISEVQGTRSVVANLEGVIFEITMQSS, via the exons ATGGGCTTCGCAGTCTTTCTTCCCCTATTGCTTTTTCGTTGCAGGTTGAAGCGCCAGCTGTGCTGGAGTGCAGCGGCGACGGACAGCAGCAGGGTTTGCCACGCGATTTGCGCGATGGAGGAAAGCGATGACGACACGATCTGCTTGGGTGATTCCATCTTCGTCAACCGCGA CTACGAGCTCACGACCTTCACTTTCGGGCGTCATTCCCTCCGCCTACTATGTCTTCGCTCCGCTTCCA CCGATTATGATCTTACAGGACAAGTTGTGTGGCCTGGTGCAGTTTTGCTAAACAATTACCTTACAGAGAATGCCGGAATGCTCCATGGATGTTCAATTATAGAGTTAGGATCTGGAATTG GAATCACTGGTATTTTATGCAGTAGATTCTGCCGTGAGATTGTACTAACTGACCACAATGTGGAAGTTCTCGAG ATAATAAGGAAAAATATAGAACTTCAGTCATCATTAGATGATCCATGTTCTGCTG GATTAAGTGCTCTGAAATTAGAATGGGGAAACAGTGACCAGTTGAGCAAAATTTTGCAGGAGCACCCTGCAGGATTTGATCTTGTTCTTGGCGCTGACATTT GCTTCCAACAGTCCAGCATCCCTCCTCTTTTCAATACTGTAGAGAAGCTTCTGCTTTTTAGGGGTGGCAAGTGCAAATTTATACTTGCATACGTATCTCGAGCGAAGAA TATGGACGCGATGATTGTCGATGAAGCTCTCAAGCATGGAATGCAGATCAGCGAAGTGCAAGGTACTAGATCGGTTGTCGCAAACCTCGAAGGAGTCATATTTGAGATAACCATGCAATCTTCTTGA
- the LOC122022805 gene encoding protein N-lysine methyltransferase METTL21A-like isoform X2 — MGFAVFLPLLLFRCRLKRQLCWSAAATDSSRVCHAICAMEESDDDTICLGDSIFVNRDYELTTFTFGRHSLRLLCLRSASTDYDLTGQVVWPGAVLLNNYLTENAGMLHGCSIIELGSGIGITGILCSRFCREIVLTDHNVEVLEIIRKNIELQSSLDDPCSAGLSALKLEWGNSDQLSKILQEHPAGFDLVLGADI, encoded by the exons ATGGGCTTCGCAGTCTTTCTTCCCCTATTGCTTTTTCGTTGCAGGTTGAAGCGCCAGCTGTGCTGGAGTGCAGCGGCGACGGACAGCAGCAGGGTTTGCCACGCGATTTGCGCGATGGAGGAAAGCGATGACGACACGATCTGCTTGGGTGATTCCATCTTCGTCAACCGCGA CTACGAGCTCACGACCTTCACTTTCGGGCGTCATTCCCTCCGCCTACTATGTCTTCGCTCCGCTTCCA CCGATTATGATCTTACAGGACAAGTTGTGTGGCCTGGTGCAGTTTTGCTAAACAATTACCTTACAGAGAATGCCGGAATGCTCCATGGATGTTCAATTATAGAGTTAGGATCTGGAATTG GAATCACTGGTATTTTATGCAGTAGATTCTGCCGTGAGATTGTACTAACTGACCACAATGTGGAAGTTCTCGAG ATAATAAGGAAAAATATAGAACTTCAGTCATCATTAGATGATCCATGTTCTGCTG GATTAAGTGCTCTGAAATTAGAATGGGGAAACAGTGACCAGTTGAGCAAAATTTTGCAGGAGCACCCTGCAGGATTTGATCTTGTTCTTGGCGCTGACATTT AG